A single window of Gossypium arboreum isolate Shixiya-1 chromosome 13, ASM2569848v2, whole genome shotgun sequence DNA harbors:
- the LOC108461644 gene encoding uncharacterized protein LOC108461644, protein MAEEPTPKRQREETQSSNEEHVEETKRHKSYNHILSLLEAEEDEPSQDLSPLITTLQQQLSSDSVLDAPFPLCEPATPSPSNPDKETATTALSLEDCTSATCSLKEDDDDKVQVIRHLLEASDDELGIPNREDGDGDGSGGGSDVGFEVFELEEGFNNGGNGFALCDGLWELEDEAANYYTLLQSELFM, encoded by the coding sequence ATGGCCGAGGAGCCGACACCAAAGCGCCAAAGAGAAGAAACCCAGAGCTCAAACGAAGAACATGTTGAAGAAACAAAACGCCATAAGTCTTACAATCACATACTCTCTTTGCTTGAAGCCGAAGAGGATGAGCCCAGCCAAGACTTGTCCCCCCTAATCACCACTTTACAGCAACAGCTCTCCTCGGACTCCGTTTTGGATGCCCCTTTCCCTCTTTGTGAACCAGCAACACCATCGCCCTCGAACCCAGACAAGGAAACCGCCACCACCGCCCTCAGCTTAGAAGACTGCACATCAGCAACTTGTTCCTTgaaagaagatgatgatgataaaGTGCAAGTCATAAGACATTTGCTTGAAGCCTCTGATGATGAGCTGGGGATTCCAAATAGAGAAGATGGCGATGGAGATGGTAGCGGTGGTGGTAGTGATGTTGGCTTTGAAGTTTTTGAGTTGGAAGAAGGTTTCAACAATGGCGGAAATGGGTTTGCATTGTGTGATGGGTTATGGGAACTTGAAGATGAGGCTGCTAATTACTATACTTTGTTACAGTCTGAACTCTTCATGTAG